A part of Sulfurifustis variabilis genomic DNA contains:
- the pdhA gene encoding pyruvate dehydrogenase (acetyl-transferring) E1 component subunit alpha → MIFYRRFEERAFEAYMEHKIGGFLHLYIGQEAVATGVLEMARPGHDWVITGYRDHIHAIKTGAPAREVMAELYGKETGSSRGRGGSMHIFDPTVHFMGGYALVGQPFPLAAGLALAAKYRKTDQIAICFLGDGANNQGTFHETMNMASLWKLPVLFVCENNLYAIGTRINRSTAVVDQYKRACAYDMPASQHDGMDIEVVMEAAKKAIDHVRGGHGPYFIEYLTYRLRGHSMSDKTAAYRSKEEEQQWAQRDPIRIYGDKLKSRGTLDDAGIKAIEQSVHDEIENDVVKFAEESPEPRVEDLNKYVLDDNPDPRWIGPLQNTYE, encoded by the coding sequence ATGATTTTCTACCGGCGCTTCGAGGAGCGGGCCTTCGAGGCCTACATGGAGCACAAGATCGGGGGCTTCCTGCATCTATATATAGGTCAGGAGGCCGTCGCGACCGGCGTGCTCGAGATGGCGCGCCCCGGCCACGACTGGGTCATCACCGGTTACCGCGACCATATCCACGCGATCAAGACGGGCGCCCCCGCCCGCGAAGTGATGGCGGAGCTCTACGGCAAGGAGACGGGCTCGTCGCGCGGGCGCGGCGGCTCCATGCACATCTTCGACCCGACCGTGCACTTCATGGGCGGCTACGCGCTGGTCGGCCAGCCGTTCCCCCTGGCCGCCGGCCTCGCGCTCGCGGCCAAGTACAGGAAGACCGACCAGATCGCGATCTGTTTCCTCGGCGACGGCGCGAACAACCAGGGCACGTTCCACGAGACCATGAACATGGCCTCGCTCTGGAAGCTCCCGGTGCTCTTCGTCTGCGAGAACAACCTCTACGCGATCGGCACGCGCATCAACCGATCGACCGCGGTGGTGGACCAGTACAAACGCGCGTGCGCGTACGACATGCCGGCCAGCCAGCACGACGGCATGGACATCGAGGTCGTGATGGAGGCCGCGAAGAAGGCGATCGACCACGTGCGCGGCGGCCACGGACCGTACTTCATCGAGTACCTGACCTACCGCCTGCGCGGCCACTCCATGTCCGACAAGACCGCCGCCTACCGCTCGAAGGAAGAGGAGCAGCAGTGGGCGCAGCGCGATCCGATCCGGATCTACGGCGACAAGCTCAAGAGCCGCGGCACGCTCGACGACGCCGGCATCAAGGCGATCGAGCAGTCCGTGCACGACGAGATCGAGAACGACGTGGTCAAGTTCGCCGAGGAGAGCCCCGAGCCGCGCGTCGAGGACCTGAACAAGTACGTGCTCGACGACAACCCCGATCCCCGCTGGATCGGCCCCCTGCAGAACACCTACGAATAA
- a CDS encoding M17 family metallopeptidase, translating to MERAEYKLGDAKPFVTDLPNEAGTRLALATVSKTASAFERLTLARKLVAAQFDPRPDRLAISAAADRPEMAAMAEAVVAAALAADFELPTYKSKRERPRALREIAVHGTGRLDAARTIATARGNNLARYLTALPPNELTPGTYRRHVERLAREHGWKTEFVDLAKLRRRGAGAFVAVAQGSPDPDAGILRVRYAPKKKPNGPLLALVGKGICFDTGGTNLKSAKHMHGMHEDMEGSAVALGTLLALSELKVDFPVDCWLALAQNHIGPKAYRQNEVITAANGTTIEIVHTDAEGRMVLADTLHFASSEKPRVVIDYATLTGACIGALSTRLSGAFTNRPKLIPVLQQAGEESGERVWPFPLPDDFRESLKSDVADIKQCTLDNDADHILAALFLKRFLANDPDWVHVDLASGNHKGGLAQVPTDITGFGVRLTLNLLLDQKILGKSSSAS from the coding sequence ATGGAGCGCGCGGAGTACAAGCTCGGCGACGCGAAACCCTTCGTCACGGACCTGCCGAACGAAGCGGGCACGCGCCTGGCGCTCGCGACCGTCTCGAAGACGGCGAGCGCGTTCGAGCGCCTGACGCTCGCGCGCAAGCTCGTCGCGGCGCAGTTCGACCCCCGGCCGGACCGGCTGGCCATATCCGCGGCCGCCGACCGGCCGGAGATGGCGGCGATGGCCGAAGCCGTGGTCGCCGCCGCCCTCGCCGCCGACTTCGAGCTGCCTACTTATAAGAGCAAGCGCGAGCGGCCGCGCGCGCTGCGGGAGATCGCCGTCCACGGAACGGGCAGGCTCGATGCCGCGCGCACGATCGCGACCGCCCGCGGCAACAACCTCGCGCGCTACCTCACGGCGCTGCCGCCGAACGAGCTGACGCCGGGCACGTACCGCAGGCACGTCGAGCGGCTGGCGCGCGAGCACGGGTGGAAGACCGAGTTCGTCGACCTCGCGAAGCTCCGCCGCCGCGGCGCCGGCGCGTTCGTCGCGGTGGCGCAGGGCAGCCCGGACCCCGACGCCGGCATCCTGCGCGTGCGCTACGCGCCGAAGAAGAAGCCGAACGGCCCGCTCCTCGCGCTCGTCGGCAAGGGCATCTGCTTCGACACCGGCGGCACCAACCTCAAGAGCGCGAAGCACATGCACGGCATGCACGAGGACATGGAAGGCAGCGCCGTGGCCCTCGGCACCCTGCTCGCGCTCTCCGAGCTCAAGGTCGACTTCCCCGTCGACTGCTGGCTCGCGCTCGCGCAGAACCACATCGGCCCGAAGGCGTACCGGCAGAACGAGGTGATCACCGCCGCGAACGGGACCACGATCGAGATCGTGCACACCGACGCCGAGGGGCGCATGGTCCTCGCGGACACGCTGCACTTCGCGTCGAGCGAGAAGCCGCGGGTCGTGATCGACTACGCGACGCTCACCGGCGCCTGCATCGGCGCGCTCAGCACGCGGCTCTCGGGGGCCTTCACCAACCGGCCGAAGCTGATCCCGGTACTGCAGCAGGCCGGCGAGGAATCCGGAGAGCGCGTCTGGCCCTTTCCGCTGCCGGACGATTTCCGGGAATCCCTGAAGAGCGACGTCGCCGACATCAAGCAGTGCACGCTCGACAACGACGCGGACCACATCCTCGCGGCGCTGTTCCTCAAGCGCTTCCTCGCGAACGATCCCGACTGGGTGCACGTGGACCTGGCGTCCGGGAACCACAAGGGAGGGCTGGCGCAGGTACCGACGGACATCACCGGGTTCGGGGTGAGGCTGACGCTCAATCTGTTGCTGGATCAGAAGATACTGGGCAAATCGTCTTCGGCAAGTTGA
- a CDS encoding GIY-YIG nuclease family protein — MQERCYFVYILTNPSNRVLYTGVTSDLERRLAEHRDGLTPGFASRYRCRKLVWYEITPDIAAAIAREKQIKGGSRAKKIALIETMNPTWQDLAPSAKG, encoded by the coding sequence ATGCAGGAACGCTGCTACTTCGTGTACATCCTTACCAACCCGTCCAACCGGGTGCTCTATACCGGAGTTACGAGCGACCTGGAACGGCGCCTTGCCGAGCATCGCGACGGTCTGACGCCGGGTTTCGCCAGCCGGTACCGCTGTCGCAAGCTGGTCTGGTACGAGATTACGCCGGACATCGCGGCCGCGATTGCCCGGGAGAAGCAGATCAAAGGCGGATCGCGGGCAAAGAAGATCGCCCTGATCGAGACGATGAATCCGACGTGGCAGGATCTGGCACCTTCGGCCAAGGGGTAA
- a CDS encoding SRPBCC family protein: protein MSTNTVRLHRVLRAAPERVYRAFLDADAMAKWLPPNGFTGKVHQMDAKVGGTYRMSFTNFTTGQSHAFGGKFLELVPNERVRYTDVFEDPNLPGEMQTTVSLTKVSCGTELNIVQEGIPGVIPLESCYLGWQESLTLLAMLVEAEIRE, encoded by the coding sequence ATGTCCACGAATACCGTCCGCCTTCACCGCGTCCTTCGTGCCGCGCCGGAGCGCGTCTACCGCGCCTTCCTCGATGCCGACGCCATGGCCAAGTGGCTGCCCCCGAACGGGTTCACCGGCAAGGTCCATCAGATGGATGCCAAAGTCGGCGGGACCTACCGGATGTCGTTCACCAACTTCACGACCGGCCAGAGTCATGCGTTCGGCGGGAAGTTCCTCGAGCTGGTCCCGAACGAGCGCGTTCGCTACACCGACGTTTTCGAGGATCCGAACCTTCCGGGCGAGATGCAGACGACCGTCTCCCTGACGAAGGTGTCGTGCGGGACCGAGCTGAACATCGTGCAGGAAGGCATTCCCGGCGTCATCCCTCTCGAATCCTGTTATCTCGGCTGGCAGGAATCGCTGACGCTGCTCGCCATGCTCGTCGAAGCCGAGATTCGCGAGTAG
- a CDS encoding DUF169 domain-containing protein, giving the protein MRHDYRALSKTLVDLLALSAPPLAITFTQEDATDVPRYEGTMPASAPDGRTGKVTAGCVFWMKAVDRTFRTHAEDHGNCSVGSLTHGFITLDTAAKRDDVKALMEASWVTPEVFPQIPVVKQRPASVIYGPLADTRVDPDVVFLRLNGKQAMILHDALPDLRFEGKPQCHIIPIAKEEGQVALSVGCMLSRTRTGMANSEMTCAIPGTRLADVVARLQATCRADVAVATYAADDARRFGARSG; this is encoded by the coding sequence ATGAGACACGACTATCGCGCACTGTCGAAAACGCTGGTCGACCTGCTCGCGTTGTCCGCACCGCCCCTCGCCATCACGTTCACGCAGGAAGACGCAACCGATGTCCCCCGTTATGAGGGTACGATGCCCGCGTCGGCGCCGGACGGGCGCACCGGCAAGGTAACGGCCGGGTGCGTGTTCTGGATGAAAGCCGTGGACCGCACGTTCCGCACGCACGCCGAAGACCACGGCAACTGCAGCGTCGGCAGCCTGACGCACGGCTTCATCACGCTCGACACGGCAGCGAAGCGCGACGACGTCAAGGCATTGATGGAGGCGAGCTGGGTGACACCGGAGGTTTTCCCGCAGATCCCGGTCGTGAAGCAACGGCCGGCGTCCGTGATCTACGGCCCGCTCGCGGACACGCGGGTCGATCCGGATGTTGTCTTTCTGAGGCTCAATGGCAAGCAGGCCATGATTCTTCACGATGCCCTGCCGGACCTGCGCTTCGAAGGCAAGCCGCAATGCCACATCATTCCGATCGCCAAGGAGGAGGGCCAGGTGGCGCTCAGCGTGGGATGCATGCTGAGCCGTACGCGCACGGGCATGGCGAACAGCGAGATGACCTGCGCCATCCCGGGGACCCGGCTCGCCGACGTCGTCGCGAGGCTGCAGGCGACCTGTCGGGCCGACGTGGCGGTGGCGACGTACGCCGCGGACGACGCCCGCCGGTTCGGCGCGAGGTCCGGGTGA
- a CDS encoding amino acid ABC transporter ATP-binding protein, with product MIDIRHVSKWYGTFKVLDDCTTHVDKGEVIVVCGPSGSGKSTLIKCVNGLEPFQQGEVTVDGIPVGDRRTNLPKLRARVGMVFQHFELFPHMRVIDNLAIGQTQVLKRGRDEARERALRLLDRVGLRDQADKYPGRLSGGQQQRVAIARALAMDPICMLFDEPTSALDPEMINEVLDVMVELATEGMTMMVVTHEMGFARRVAHRVVFMDKGQIVEDASKEEFFGSPRSERAQQFLSKILHH from the coding sequence ATGATCGACATCCGGCACGTCAGCAAGTGGTACGGCACGTTCAAGGTGCTCGACGACTGCACGACGCACGTCGACAAGGGCGAGGTCATCGTCGTCTGCGGCCCTTCCGGCTCGGGCAAGTCGACGCTGATAAAGTGCGTCAACGGCCTCGAGCCGTTTCAGCAGGGCGAGGTGACGGTCGACGGCATTCCGGTCGGCGATCGCAGGACCAATCTCCCGAAGCTGCGCGCCCGGGTCGGCATGGTGTTCCAGCACTTCGAGCTCTTCCCCCACATGCGCGTGATCGACAACCTCGCCATCGGTCAGACGCAGGTGCTGAAGCGCGGCAGGGACGAGGCGCGCGAACGGGCGCTGCGCCTGCTCGACCGCGTCGGCCTGCGCGACCAGGCGGACAAGTACCCCGGCCGGCTTTCCGGCGGGCAGCAGCAGCGCGTCGCCATCGCCCGCGCCCTCGCCATGGACCCGATCTGCATGCTCTTCGACGAGCCGACCTCGGCGCTCGATCCGGAGATGATCAACGAAGTCCTCGACGTCATGGTCGAGCTCGCGACCGAAGGCATGACTATGATGGTCGTCACCCACGAGATGGGTTTCGCCCGCCGGGTCGCGCACCGCGTGGTCTTCATGGACAAGGGGCAGATCGTGGAGGACGCGAGCAAGGAGGAGTTCTTCGGCAGCCCGCGGTCGGAGCGGGCGCAGCAGTTCCTGTCGAAGATCCTGCACCACTGA
- a CDS encoding amino acid ABC transporter permease — protein sequence MLAGFDFSVIPASLPFLWEGLQFTVRLTVIAMTGGIVFGTLLAMARLSGIAPLASAAAWYVNLMRSVPLVLVILWFFLVIPIVIGHPIGAENSAIITFTAFEAAYYSEIMRAGIQSIPKGQVAAGYALGMGYWPTMHHVVLPQAVRNMAPVLLTQTIILFQDTSLVYAIGAKDLLKASEIVGRNYGRPVEMYVFVAIVYLVISLALSLLVRRLQRNIAIK from the coding sequence ATGCTCGCCGGATTCGACTTCTCCGTCATCCCCGCGAGCCTCCCGTTCCTGTGGGAGGGTCTCCAGTTCACCGTGCGGCTGACGGTCATCGCGATGACCGGCGGGATCGTGTTCGGCACGCTGCTCGCGATGGCGCGGCTCTCGGGCATCGCGCCCCTCGCGTCCGCCGCGGCCTGGTACGTGAACCTGATGCGCTCCGTGCCGCTGGTGCTCGTGATCCTGTGGTTCTTCCTGGTGATCCCGATCGTCATCGGCCACCCGATCGGCGCGGAAAACTCCGCGATCATCACGTTCACCGCGTTCGAGGCGGCCTACTACAGCGAGATCATGCGCGCCGGCATCCAGAGCATCCCGAAGGGCCAGGTCGCGGCGGGGTATGCGCTGGGCATGGGTTACTGGCCGACGATGCACCACGTCGTCCTGCCCCAGGCCGTGCGCAACATGGCGCCCGTGTTGCTCACGCAGACGATCATCCTGTTCCAGGACACCTCGCTCGTGTACGCGATCGGCGCCAAGGACCTGCTCAAGGCCTCCGAGATCGTCGGCCGCAACTACGGACGTCCGGTCGAGATGTATGTGTTCGTCGCGATCGTCTATCTCGTCATCAGCCTGGCGCTCTCGTTGCTCGTGCGGCGCCTGCAGCGCAACATCGCGATCAAATGA
- a CDS encoding amino acid ABC transporter permease yields MDYNWHWGIFFEQVKAGEETYLDWLIAALGWTVSVSLVAWLIALVLGSLVGIARTTPHRWLRWPGAAWVELFRNIPLLVQMLLWFFVVPELLPENLSLWVKRDMPAKEFVTAAVALGLFTSARIAEQVRAGIESLAGGQRTAGLALGLTLPQTYRHVLLPMAYRIILPPLTSELMNVFKNSSVAFAIGLMELTFTARQMQEDSEQGIETYLAVTVLYFLCAFIANRVMALIERRSRVPGYITQAG; encoded by the coding sequence GTGGACTACAACTGGCACTGGGGCATCTTCTTCGAGCAGGTCAAGGCGGGCGAGGAGACCTACCTCGACTGGCTGATCGCCGCGCTCGGCTGGACCGTCTCGGTGTCGCTGGTCGCGTGGCTGATCGCGCTCGTGCTCGGATCGCTGGTCGGCATCGCGCGCACGACGCCGCACCGGTGGCTGCGCTGGCCCGGCGCCGCCTGGGTGGAGCTCTTCCGCAACATCCCGCTGCTCGTGCAGATGCTGCTCTGGTTCTTCGTCGTCCCGGAGCTGCTGCCCGAGAACCTGTCGCTCTGGGTGAAGCGCGACATGCCGGCCAAGGAGTTCGTCACCGCCGCGGTCGCACTCGGGCTCTTCACCTCCGCGCGCATCGCCGAGCAGGTGCGCGCCGGCATCGAGAGCCTCGCGGGCGGCCAGCGCACGGCCGGGCTCGCGCTCGGCCTCACGCTGCCGCAAACCTACCGCCACGTGCTGCTGCCGATGGCGTACCGGATCATCCTGCCGCCGCTCACCTCCGAGCTCATGAACGTCTTCAAGAACTCCTCCGTGGCCTTCGCCATCGGCCTCATGGAGCTCACGTTCACCGCGCGACAGATGCAGGAGGACTCGGAGCAGGGGATCGAGACCTACCTGGCGGTGACGGTGCTCTACTTCCTCTGCGCCTTCATCGCCAACCGCGTGATGGCGCTGATCGAGCGGCGCTCGCGCGTCCCCGGCTACATCACCCAGGCGGGCTGA
- a CDS encoding transporter substrate-binding domain-containing protein yields the protein MRRFVIALLSAGGLLLPALAAADTLKKVKESGTLVMGIRESSIPLSYLDAGQQPVGYHIDICHRIVDAVKKELKLPAVRVQYQPVTSQNRIPLVTNGTVDIECGSTTNNEARGRQVDFAVTTFVTNVRMAVKKDSGITSLSQLGGKPVATTTGTTSVQLMRAHEKGKGVNFREVYGRDHADSFLMLESDRAVAFVMDDNLLAGLIATSKTPDRYAIVGEVLNVEPIGIMLRKDDPKFKRIADDTIKGMMKSGELEKLYAKWFMSPIPPRDVNMNFPMSDQLKELIKDPNDAPAEAYNKR from the coding sequence ATGCGACGCTTCGTTATCGCCCTGCTGTCCGCCGGGGGCCTGCTGCTCCCGGCCCTCGCGGCGGCCGACACCCTGAAAAAGGTCAAGGAAAGCGGCACCCTGGTCATGGGCATCCGCGAGTCCTCGATCCCCCTTTCCTACCTCGACGCCGGGCAGCAGCCGGTGGGGTACCACATCGATATCTGCCACCGGATCGTCGACGCCGTGAAGAAGGAGCTCAAGCTTCCGGCCGTGCGGGTGCAGTACCAGCCCGTGACCTCGCAGAACCGCATTCCGCTCGTCACGAACGGCACCGTCGACATCGAGTGCGGCTCGACCACGAACAATGAGGCGCGCGGACGGCAGGTCGATTTCGCCGTCACCACGTTCGTGACCAACGTGCGCATGGCGGTCAAGAAGGATTCGGGAATCACCAGCCTCTCGCAGCTCGGCGGCAAGCCGGTGGCGACCACGACCGGCACCACGAGCGTGCAGCTCATGCGCGCGCACGAGAAGGGCAAGGGCGTGAACTTCAGGGAGGTGTACGGCCGCGATCACGCCGACTCCTTCCTGATGCTCGAGAGCGACCGGGCGGTCGCCTTCGTCATGGACGACAACCTGCTCGCCGGCCTCATCGCGACCTCGAAGACGCCGGACCGGTACGCCATCGTCGGGGAGGTGCTCAACGTCGAGCCGATCGGGATCATGCTCCGCAAGGACGACCCGAAGTTCAAGCGGATCGCCGACGACACCATCAAGGGCATGATGAAGAGCGGCGAGCTCGAGAAGCTGTACGCGAAGTGGTTCATGTCGCCGATCCCGCCGCGCGACGTGAACATGAACTTCCCGATGAGCGACCAGCTCAAGGAGCTGATCAAGGACCCCAACGACGCCCCGGCGGAGGCGTATAACAAAAGATAA
- a CDS encoding serine/threonine protein kinase has protein sequence MQQTPQRAAPTLPYTRLRLLLAVALVIVVAVGLWSYRSIHRSVLELRAYSLEALLGTQIEALDAWVGELKQDVAQWAADPQVRRHAEALTALGARDAGDERLLRSPARRALLAALQLDDEHRVGAHLIDSNGTILASRFERYTGRRLAPEVLERIRPVFLNRRVFIHPYREGDRVLELEVPATDDPLFWVEAPVKDRRGRIVAALGIGYRADRQFARIFQAGRPGRTGAAFAFDAQARLLPSSDVKPASPAAPVRLRDPGAGFADPPTLTALASAAVSSRRAGADLQAGTLLDPYRNHAGERVIGAWRWLPEYDMGIAVEMNEEEAYAPLRYLDIGLAAVLVIVFAVLGGLFLPRDALMRLLRGAPQVGPYRLLDKIGEGAISDVYLARHKLLKRPAAVKLLKSIATTDESIARFRREAELASRLSHPNTVAVYDYGLAGGGLFYYAMEYLEGVSFADLVERYGPVPAARAAYLLRQVCASLGEAHAKHIVHRDIKPQNIMVCEASGRREVVKVLDFGLVKRLDHADTRDLTGSLHVLGTPLYMAPERIRDPGVLDVRSDIYSVGAVAFWLLTGRRLFETETEHDLSYHVLHVTPPRASALAAHPVPPAFDELIARCLAKSPDDRPANAEAVTAVLDEVLAAAPWTEADIAAWWNRHWVPKDDPARRIVPE, from the coding sequence ATGCAGCAGACCCCGCAGCGGGCGGCCCCCACCCTGCCGTACACGCGGCTGCGCCTCCTTCTCGCTGTCGCGCTGGTGATCGTCGTCGCGGTCGGCCTGTGGTCGTACCGGAGCATCCACCGCTCGGTCCTGGAGCTGCGCGCCTACAGCCTCGAGGCCCTGCTCGGCACGCAGATCGAGGCGCTCGACGCCTGGGTCGGCGAGCTCAAGCAGGACGTGGCGCAGTGGGCGGCCGATCCGCAGGTGCGGCGTCATGCCGAAGCGCTGACGGCGCTCGGCGCGCGGGACGCCGGGGACGAGCGCCTGCTCCGCTCGCCCGCGCGGCGCGCCCTGCTCGCGGCCCTGCAGCTCGACGACGAACACCGCGTCGGCGCGCACCTCATCGATTCGAACGGGACCATCCTCGCCTCGCGCTTCGAGCGCTACACCGGGCGGCGGCTCGCGCCCGAGGTGCTCGAGCGCATCCGGCCGGTCTTCCTGAATCGCAGGGTGTTCATCCACCCGTATCGCGAGGGGGACCGCGTGCTCGAGCTGGAAGTCCCGGCGACCGACGATCCGCTCTTCTGGGTCGAGGCGCCGGTCAAGGATCGCCGCGGCCGCATCGTCGCCGCGCTCGGAATCGGATACCGGGCGGACCGCCAGTTCGCGCGGATCTTCCAGGCCGGGCGTCCCGGGCGCACCGGCGCGGCGTTCGCGTTCGACGCGCAAGCGCGCCTGCTCCCTTCGAGCGACGTCAAACCCGCGTCGCCTGCCGCGCCCGTCCGGCTGCGCGATCCGGGCGCGGGGTTCGCCGACCCGCCGACGCTCACCGCCCTGGCGTCCGCCGCGGTGAGCAGCCGGCGCGCCGGCGCCGACCTGCAGGCGGGCACGCTCCTCGATCCCTACCGCAACCATGCGGGCGAGCGCGTGATCGGCGCGTGGCGGTGGCTGCCCGAGTACGACATGGGGATCGCCGTCGAGATGAACGAGGAAGAGGCCTACGCGCCGCTGCGCTATCTCGACATCGGCCTCGCTGCCGTTCTCGTCATCGTGTTCGCCGTCCTGGGCGGCCTGTTCCTGCCGCGCGACGCGCTGATGCGGCTGCTGCGCGGCGCGCCCCAGGTCGGGCCGTACCGCCTGCTCGACAAGATCGGCGAGGGCGCGATCAGCGACGTCTACCTCGCGCGCCACAAGCTCCTGAAGCGTCCGGCGGCCGTGAAGCTCCTGAAGTCGATCGCGACGACCGACGAGTCGATCGCGCGCTTCCGTCGCGAGGCGGAGCTCGCCAGCCGGCTGTCGCACCCCAACACGGTCGCGGTTTACGACTACGGGCTCGCGGGCGGCGGCCTCTTCTATTACGCCATGGAATATCTCGAGGGCGTGTCGTTCGCGGACCTCGTCGAGCGCTACGGGCCGGTACCGGCCGCCCGGGCCGCCTACCTCCTGCGCCAGGTGTGCGCGTCGCTCGGCGAGGCGCACGCGAAGCACATCGTGCACCGCGACATCAAGCCGCAGAACATCATGGTGTGCGAGGCGAGCGGCCGGCGCGAGGTCGTGAAGGTCCTCGACTTCGGGCTCGTGAAGCGTCTCGACCACGCCGACACCCGCGACCTCACCGGGTCGCTGCACGTGCTCGGCACGCCGCTCTACATGGCGCCCGAGCGCATCCGCGACCCCGGCGTGCTCGACGTGCGCTCGGATATCTACTCGGTCGGCGCCGTGGCGTTCTGGCTGCTCACCGGGCGGCGGCTGTTCGAGACCGAGACCGAGCACGACCTGTCCTACCACGTCCTGCACGTCACGCCCCCGCGCGCGTCGGCGCTCGCCGCCCATCCCGTGCCGCCGGCGTTCGACGAGCTCATCGCGCGCTGCCTCGCCAAGAGCCCGGACGACCGTCCGGCGAACGCGGAGGCCGTCACGGCCGTGCTCGACGAGGTGCTCGCGGCCGCGCCCTGGACCGAGGCCGACATCGCGGCGTGGTGGAACCGCCACTGGGTGCCGAAGGACGATCCCGCCCGCCGGATCGTCCCGGAGTGA
- a CDS encoding urate hydroxylase PuuD, with amino-acid sequence MELVLDRWLHVLAGITWIGLLYYFNAVQVPGVAAAKADGTAAGITKHIAPRALLWFRWAAVVTWLSGAYYLEAAGIGIGNAFLLKGGAAPIGLGAWLGTIMLFNVWVLIWPNQKKVLGLVQADDAAKARAARVAFLASRTNTMLSLPMLFFMVAGPHGAHLF; translated from the coding sequence ATGGAACTCGTTCTTGACCGCTGGCTTCATGTCCTCGCCGGCATCACCTGGATCGGCCTTCTCTATTACTTCAACGCCGTGCAGGTTCCCGGCGTCGCCGCCGCCAAGGCGGACGGCACCGCGGCCGGCATCACCAAGCACATCGCGCCGCGCGCGCTGCTGTGGTTCCGCTGGGCGGCCGTCGTGACCTGGCTTTCGGGCGCGTACTACCTCGAGGCGGCCGGCATCGGCATCGGCAACGCGTTCCTGCTCAAGGGCGGCGCCGCGCCGATCGGCCTCGGCGCCTGGCTCGGCACGATCATGCTCTTCAACGTCTGGGTGCTGATCTGGCCCAATCAGAAGAAGGTGCTCGGGCTGGTGCAGGCCGACGACGCGGCGAAGGCCAGGGCCGCACGCGTGGCCTTCCTCGCCTCGCGCACGAACACCATGCTGTCGCTCCCGATGCTCTTCTTCATGGTCGCGGGGCCGCACGGGGCGCACCTCTTCTAG
- a CDS encoding aspartate aminotransferase family protein codes for MQTYARLPVTFVRGEGAWLWDAEGKRYLDALAGVAVTSLGHAHPAVTQAIREQAGALLHTSNWYGIDWQERLGDALCAVAGMDSAFFSNSGAEANEAAIKLARLYGHKRAAKNPTIVVMEGSFHGRTLATLSASGNRRIQAGFEPLVTGFNRVPYNDLEAVRHVGEHNPDVVAVLVEPVLGEGGVVVPDRGYLKGLRAQCDARGWLLMLDEIQTGMCRTGRWFACEHEGIRPDVMTVAKALGNGVPIGACLARGDAAALFQPGNHGSTYGGNPLACRTATAVIEAMREQRLDARAATLGARMLAGFRERLEGAKGVRQVRGLGLMLGIELDRPCREILTAALARGVLVNVTADSVVRLLPPLILTDEEADRIVATVSDVVREFLGPP; via the coding sequence ATGCAAACCTACGCGCGCCTGCCCGTGACCTTCGTGCGCGGCGAGGGCGCCTGGCTCTGGGACGCGGAGGGCAAGCGCTACCTCGACGCGCTCGCCGGCGTCGCCGTGACCAGTCTCGGGCACGCCCACCCCGCCGTAACGCAGGCCATCCGGGAGCAGGCCGGCGCGCTGCTGCACACCTCGAACTGGTACGGCATCGACTGGCAGGAACGCCTGGGCGACGCGCTGTGCGCCGTGGCCGGCATGGACAGCGCCTTCTTCTCGAACTCGGGCGCGGAGGCGAACGAGGCCGCGATCAAGCTCGCGCGCCTCTACGGCCACAAGCGCGCCGCGAAGAACCCGACGATCGTCGTCATGGAGGGCAGCTTTCACGGCCGCACTCTCGCGACCCTCTCGGCGAGCGGCAACCGTCGCATCCAGGCGGGCTTCGAGCCGCTGGTGACGGGCTTCAACCGCGTGCCCTACAACGACCTCGAGGCGGTGCGCCACGTCGGCGAGCACAACCCCGACGTCGTCGCCGTGCTGGTCGAACCGGTACTCGGCGAGGGCGGGGTCGTGGTGCCGGATCGCGGCTACCTCAAGGGCCTGCGCGCGCAGTGCGACGCCAGGGGCTGGCTCCTCATGCTCGACGAGATCCAGACGGGCATGTGCCGCACCGGACGGTGGTTCGCCTGCGAGCACGAGGGCATCCGGCCCGACGTCATGACCGTGGCGAAGGCGCTCGGGAACGGCGTGCCGATCGGCGCCTGCCTCGCGCGCGGCGACGCGGCCGCGCTGTTCCAGCCGGGCAACCACGGCTCGACCTACGGCGGCAATCCCCTCGCCTGCCGCACGGCGACCGCCGTGATCGAGGCGATGCGCGAGCAGCGCCTGGACGCGCGCGCCGCTACGCTCGGCGCGCGCATGCTCGCGGGATTCCGCGAGCGCCTCGAAGGCGCGAAGGGCGTGAGGCAGGTGCGCGGCCTCGGCCTGATGCTCGGCATCGAGCTCGACCGGCCGTGCCGGGAGATCCTGACCGCCGCGCTCGCGCGCGGCGTGCTCGTCAACGTCACGGCCGACAGCGTGGTGCGCCTGCTGCCGCCGCTCATCCTCACCGACGAGGAGGCCGACCGGATCGTCGCGACGGTCTCCGACGTCGTCCGGGAATTCCTGGGACCGCCGTGA